A segment of the Nonlabens spongiae genome:
ACAAAGAAAATTTCTTTTTCGTCCACCTAATCAAATTTTAAAACAAAAAGAATTTAAAGAAACTCTCGAAATGTTTGATATAGACGAAGAATTTGTAAAAGATTTTTCATTTGAGGATGTTTGGGACACGTTAGATTTAAAGTTAAGTTTCAATCATAGTTTAGTTGTCTGTTGGAACAAAGAGATTGAAATTCTTGAAGAAATATTAAAAGCCTATAGAATAAAAGATTACAACATAAATTATATACAAATAAGAGAAATAGCTAAAGACAATAATCTTCCAGATTTATTTGATAATCTTTTAAAGCATTTCAATTCTGACCTGAATATTGAAAATGATTTATCTCTTATAGCACCAACTCTTGCGTTGGAATTTGAAGATATGGGAATCAATCTAAATAACTACAGAAAAAACCTAAATCCAAAATCTAGCGAAAATTTCAACGAATTAAATCCTAAACCTTTAAAAAAGCATAAAACAAAGCCAACTACTTTAGACATTCAAAACGAAAACCTATCTCACATTCGTAATTACTCTATTGACCCGAAAGAGATTAGTAAAATTGATATTAAAAACAAAGGATTTATTTTTACTGGAGAAATAACTACAGACAGAGATACAGCAAAAGAATTCATAGAACAAAATGGTGGAATAATAAAATCTGGAATTACAAGCAAAGTCGATTATGTTATTATCGGAGCTGACTTTGGTTGGTCGAAAATCCAAAAAATACACGAACTGAACGAAAATAAAAATTGTAACATAAAAATATTAACCAATTCGGATTTTGAAAATCTGAAAAAAAATACGCCACACAACAATGGCTATAAGTAATTGCTTGTTCTCGCCTACTTCTGAAAATCCTCGCGGATTTTCAGTTTGGTGTGTACTTGCAAAGTTAACCGCAAAACCACGCAACTACTCATAGCCGAGACCGTTGTGGTGCATTTAAAAAAAAATCGAATAAGATAAAATGGCTTTTTTAGGATTTATATTTGTTTTATTGCCAATTTCAATAATCTTATTTCTATTATGGGTTTTCACTAAGAAAAAAATATTCGGAATTGGACTTTTAATAATGTGGGGCGGATTAATATCGCTTTTACTTTTATCATTTATCCTGAGACCACTTTGGGAAAAAAAGATTTTAGAGAAATCTGATTTTTATGGAGAATATATAATTGACAGAAATTATTTTTCGGGAAAACAAGCGGATTGGCAATACAATCATTTTCGATTTGAAATTAAAGAAAATGATTCAATATATTTTTACGTAACTGATGGAGAAATAATAAACAAAACTTATAAAGGAAAAATATCAACTCTTACACCATACAAATCAGCAAGACTTGTAATTGAAATGGAAAAACCTACTCATCACATATTTACAACTAATCCAACTATTTATCGTGAAGTTTGGGACTTTTTTATGGTGTTTAATTCACCAAGATTTCATAATATGTATTTCCGAAAAGGAGAATGGAAAAAATTGAATAGAAGAATAAAACGAAAATAAAAAACGACACCACAACAATGGCTATAAGTAATTGCTTGTTCTCGCCTACTTCTGAAAATCCTCGCGGATTTTCAGTTTGGTGTGTACTTGCAAAATTAAGTGCTAAACCACGCAACTACTCATAGCCAAGGCCGTTGTACAACATACCCGAAATGAACAAACTGCTGACAATTTCACTACTGATTTTCTTATTTCTGTCCTGTAAAAACGACAAGAAATCTGAATTGGAATTTTATGCAGAAAATCAAACTTCATTTTTCGATTTGAGAAATGGAGACTGGACAAAAAACTCGTGGATTAGAAAACCTGAAAATCTAAAAATGGTTCACGAATCGTTTAAAAATTTTGGGTATGGAAAACTTGAGAATCTGATTTCAAAAAGCAAAAGTCATTTCCTAATCGAAGGAATTTATATAAAACGGAATTTCGAGAATTTAATAGACAGTTTGGAATTGACCTATAACAAACCTGAAATACAAACAAAATATTACGCTGAATTTTGGAATCGCAGAAAAGCGGAGAAAAATGATTCAATAATTTATGAAATCATTCGAGAATTCAACTCAATGAAAATGAACAAAAACAACAGAATAATGAAAACCAATTTGTAAATGACACATTATTTGACCTTTTAAAAATTGAGTTTGATATCGACAATTTGAATTCTGAAAAAGCAAAATCAAACTTTTATAAATTAAAAAAATACGGACTTCATCAATCTGCTCACAACTTGCTTTATGAACGAGCAGAATATTCCCAATTGGATCTAAACCGAAAAAAATTAAACCAAGAATTAACAGAAACAACGGAATTTGAACAACCCTGGCTTATTGATAATGAAAAATAAAGTACGTTGTACAACACCGTATAACAACAATTGCGGCTTTGTGTCCTGCGGACACAACCGCGCAGGCATAAAAGTCGGGAATTTTAGCTATCTTAGTTCTCAAACAATCCGCAACTGATTGTTATACAAGACCGTTGTCGGTGATTGCCCAAGGGACATGTTGCTCCGCCATGAAATCATCCATCCGAGACAAAAGTCCCACAATCCACCGAGCGGTGGCACAACCAAGAACCAGATGACCATCAACCAATTTCAAGGCTCCCACAACATTCAATCACCGACAACGCCCACCGCGTGAAAATGCCCAATAAACAAACCAGCCACCTGGGGAAACCATACCGGTGAGCGCACCACCGACAACAAGGCATAAAGCGAATGTGGCATTTTCAAAAGCTCTCTGTGTGGCGGCCAGAATCCAAAACTATTGCCTACTTTTAGAGGCAACAAACCGATTCCACCGATAACGCGAACCAGCCGAAAACGCCACACTCGCTTTATGCGGTGGGCGTTGTAAACAAGCGCTAACCAAATCCATCTAAAATGAAATTGAATAAAGTAAAACTCAAAAACTTTAGAGGTTATTCAAAAGAAACGGAAATTCTGATTGAAGATTTAAACGTTCTAATTGGTCGAAATGACGTAGGAAAATCTTCAATTCTAGAGGCCTTAGATATATTCTTTAATGGTAAACCAGATAAAAATGATTTATCAATTGATCACGATAATTCCCAAGTTGAGATTACTTGTATTTTTAATGATATTCCAGAATCACTAATTTTAGATGACACCGTAAAGACTTCCCTAAAGGATGAGTTCCTCCTAAACAAAGAAGGAAATCTTGAAATTAAAAAGAAATTTCCCATATCTCGAACAGGAAGTGTGTCAGAAG
Coding sequences within it:
- a CDS encoding BRCT domain-containing protein; translation: MFDIDEEFVKDFSFEDVWDTLDLKLSFNHSLVVCWNKEIEILEEILKAYRIKDYNINYIQIREIAKDNNLPDLFDNLLKHFNSDLNIENDLSLIAPTLALEFEDMGINLNNYRKNLNPKSSENFNELNPKPLKKHKTKPTTLDIQNENLSHIRNYSIDPKEISKIDIKNKGFIFTGEITTDRDTAKEFIEQNGGIIKSGITSKVDYVIIGADFGWSKIQKIHELNENKNCNIKILTNSDFENLKKNTPHNNGYK